Sequence from the Tenrec ecaudatus isolate mTenEca1 chromosome 6, mTenEca1.hap1, whole genome shotgun sequence genome:
TACTACCATTCAAAGGGAGACTGAAATAGAATCTGTTTGTTTACATTCCCATTGTTCAAAATCCTGCGGCACGTTACGTTTTTGGTTTTGAGGTCTGTCTGTTTGGTGGCTTTAGTTGTTTTGTTCAGTCTCTAATTGACATTGTTTTCTTTTGCGGGAGAAATTATATCCTGTCCACGACATCTCTATCATCCTCGGCTTCTTGGTCATTCCAGGTATCGTTGACAATCCAATCCAATATTCCCGAAGTCCACCGATCGCTCATTTTAATTCTGACCATCGCTTGccgttaattatttttttctgaaaaatctAGTAGCCTTTCATGTGTCCTGCGCCCTTGTTCACATTAAGTCCGTCCtgttttgatggatggatggatgacgtCTGAGatatttgtgggggggggggtcttaatCTAAGGGTTCCGCGTTTTGGGAACCGCGCAGGGGCCGTTCTGCGTCATCGGGGCATCAACCGGGGCGTCATCGGGGCGTCAAGCGGGGCGTGGCCGGGGTGGCTCCACGACATCTCGCGAGATCGCGCAGCGCCCCCGCAGTCGCcccgctgcccctgggggtcgcCAACGAGTCCGCCACCCGGCCGGGCCCGAAGggcagccccgccccgccccgccatgGTCGCTCTAGATGTGTACCTGCAGGCGGATGTTGAGGATTATGGAGCCCGCGATGTAGAAGTACGGGAAATTCATGCGCAGCTGCCAGGCCAGGTGGAAGAAGGCGAGCAGGGTGCGAGAGAGCCCCTTGCAGAAGGCCCCGTACGAGCCGGTGACGGCCGGGCCCATGGCCCTGACGGCCAGAGCCGAGGAAGCTGCCTCGATAGCCATGCGCCCGGTGTGGCTGAAGGCCGTGCAGAGCCCTCGCGCGAAGCTGGACCGACGAGACGCGGGGACACTGCGGCTGCTGGGCTCCGAGTTGCGCTGCCCGCATGCGCGCTGGCCGGTCCGCAGTGCCCGCGCCCCGCCCAGCTGGCGCGCCGCCCCTTCCGGTCTGCTTTCCCAATGGCATTTACCAAGGAGAATTTCGTACGTGGTCGGTGTACCCCGAACCACTTATTAACCACTGTATAACCTGGGGGGCTCGGACTGCCAACCGTGAGCTTAACGGTCCAATGCTGGACCCagggcgccaccagggctcacatacacctgtaaatatgtacacacacacacgtagatcTCCCCTTCACAATGAAGACTGGAAGCTAAGTAAAATTATGTTTCACTTTTGCAAAGGGCAAAGCCTAGATTAGCTGTTGGTTTGCTTGttcctgcaaaattgtgtgtgaccTGGGATATTAACctttagttaaaaaaaacttCACACCGTTAGCTTGATTATAAGGTATAATAAACCAGCCTGGGCACAAAGACCCATATTCTTAACATCCCATTACTGTGAAGGATCAGCATCTCCAAATGAATGTTTTTTAATTGGAAAAGACTATTTCAATTGTGATAAACTACATACTGAAGCAATAGAGGAGAATTTATTGTTTTGGAATCATAATGTCACATTCCCACCTATATCAATCCATGAAAAGTCCAGGCAGGCGAGGTGTTAATGCTAACGTCATTTATGTGTGGCGAAGCACCTGTGAGACATAGCTAGGCTCCAAGGCTTAGAATATTACGCATATTCGCTTCCAAACCCCAAGTACTCACAATAGATCTTCCATTGTCAATGCTACTTTTCTGGCGTTATCTGAGACACTTTTAAGTGATACGCATTTTATTACCTTTCCCACTCTCCCAATTTTAATGGCCAGCTCTGTGTTTTTCACCATAGACAATCTGTATCTATTGTATGgattattcatatatatgatcTTTGATCTCAGCTTTCAGATGATCTAGTTATGAAAGCACGGTTCAGATATCTCACCCAGCCACCGCATACTGTCATTAGTCAAAAACAGTATCCTAGCAACATCTGCCAGTTTCCAGCACAAGACAGCACAGTGAATCATAGGCTGAAGCACACAATTGGATGCCACATTGGAGATGATGATTTATGTGCGCATGAAAATGGCATAATGGAAATGTTGTCTTGGCATCCTCTAACCTCACAAGGCCTAAGGAGAATAATTATCAACTCCAACCATCCAAGACTGATTCCTATGAGAGGGAAATCAGACCTGTCTTCTTTCTCCAACTGTTTGACCAAATCAGATGACTATCCCTCTTATGTCACTTTGTATTTTTCTGCTGGTTATATCGTTGGTTGACTGGCTACCCAGAACACACAGATAATACAATCCTGGGGTTTATTTGGGATATAAATAAAACTTGGGATCAGaatactcaggatacagttccaTAGTCGGAATACGCGCTTCTCATCTGTGCTTACAAGCAAGCCTCTCCCTGGCTGTCAGCCTCTTGACCCTTGGCCCCTCTTGGATTGGTCCAGTCCTTCCCCTTCTCGGGAAAGTGTTGCAGAACTCTAGTTCCACGCAGAAGTTCCCAGAGGCGCTCTGCTCTACACGCAAGATCTTGCCCAAAGGTACTTGTTTTCTTGCTCTCTGAGTTGGGGAGCCTAGCACTGTCAAATGCCCAGAGATACTAAGCTCCACCAAGTGTCCTGTCTAAAGATGTTGGTTCTCTAGCTTCATCAGTTGGCTCACACACTGTAACTGCCTGGCTTATGGAGTGGCTTTCCTACATCTGCtgctaataatgtaaataaagTGTATGGTACCCTTGTGGGGTGGGACTATGCAGATAAAGTACATGGAACCTAACAAGGGGATTAATCAGCTTTGCCATCCTACTACGCTTAAAACGAACCATCCCAGAGGTGGACAGAAGGGGACCTAACCTCTACCAGAGCTCTGTTCAAATATGTCATCTCACCCAGTGCCCCATGCTGATAGTAGCTAGTCAAAAACAGCCTCATCAACATCTGCCTAAGACATAAGGGGTTACATATTAGACTGCTTAGCCCAACGTCAACAGTTCAAATATGCCAACTGGTCATTGagtgaaaaatgaggcttcccactcccgtaaagatttatagccttagaaatccacaagggcaaatTCATACGGTATTTTGCCCTTTGCCCCTGCATAGTTCAGTCTCAAATTCTCTGACATTGAGTGAGTCTGATGCATAGCAAACCTgtcgggcagagttgaactgtccctgtgggtttctaaggctgtaaatctttacaggggcagaaaagcctcacctttctccttcacagcggctggtgggtttgagctgctgactatgGGGTTAGCGCgcgcgcacatacacacacacacacacacacacacacacacaccgtgagtaatccactgcaccagcagggctccttccttaTTTCATTCAGTATAAGGTTTGCAAGGTTTCTTTGTATTGTAGCATGCtttaggacttcatttctctttgtggCTGAGTAGTATGTCTTTGTATGTACATGCTACATTGTATCgatccattcatttgttgacaggtatttggactgtctaccCCCTATGACGATTTTAAAGAGGGTTGCAGTGGACATTGTTGTTCaatatctgctttctgcttcaAATTCTTTTGATTTGCTTGAAGCTGTACCTGTGAAGTCTTTCTCTGCTCTGTGCCAGGAATCTTTAGTGCATATAGGGTGGCATTGTAATTATCATAGTCTTGTAGCTAAACACAAATGTCTGACATATGTAGggatcattttatttaaaaacacaaaacacacttctattgtaaattaggtgaagatttacagagcacgtGTGAAGTGATGCATACCCATTTTTGCTTCACCTCATGTATTTATTGCAATCCCTTCAAGGAAACATCACTGAAAACACTTTCTTCCTgtacttcctgtttccatttcccccaaactctttattattttcatggataaatatttacctGATCACAAGCAAAAATGTATTTACTGTGTCTTCAAACTTCCATAACCGGAGACCCTGTAAAGCCTTTCTTTGCTTGAAAGAAACAAATGGTGAGATGTGATTAAgaatagagccctggagctgcccCGATCTGTGTTTAAACCTTGGCTGTGTCATTTACTAGTCCAGTGACCCTAGAATTGGTACTTACTTCCCAAAGGCCTCCATTTCCAGATGGGAGAATCACTAAGAGGCTACTGGGTGGTTCAAATGCCAGGCTCTCATGAGATGATGCAAACTAATGCTTAGAGCAGGCATCGTTATGACCTTAAAGTACAGCAGATCCTAGAATAGTCCCTTTGAAAGTCATTACCTATCCGAAGCTTTTAAAAAGTATTGCAGTGTTATCGCCCACTCCTGAGAATCAAATGTGATCGCCATGACAATGTCTGTTGCTATCCACATCATGTGCATTCATGCTTAAACTAGAAGCCCTAAGGAGTGTTTTTGCACAATACTTTCAATGCATTCATGTGAGCCATTCTAGTTTACAGGAAGCATATTCCGAGCTTTACaagcccataaagatttacaagcttCCCATCAGGCAATCCAGCCTCTGCAACGACCCGTAATAAACGGATGTGTGTAACAGTCACACAAACACAAAGGCGTTCTATAACTCTGCATTATTCACAGATATCTCTTAAAGAGGACTTCCAGACTTAAATACCAGCGCCTGTAACTGGAGACTCTTATGCTGCTGCGCAGCCTGTCACTTTGAGTATTTGGATTTCGTCCCCAGGATTCCTGCCAGAGCAGTGGGATCCCTGATCCTCAGGTGGACCGCCTCCTATCCCTTTAAGATGTGCGCACAGTGGAGGGAAAGATGGCTGAGGAACAAAGAGAAAAGTGAGCACCGTACCCCTTTATCAAGttcatataaatgtttatttgAAAAAGGGGGCGATGTCTTACATCtttgaaaaggaaggaaaaaagcccCAAAGGTTGCGAATACTATACCGATGCAAATTCTCGGGAGCGCGCAAGCAGGAGCATCGCCTTTCACGTAAGCAGCACAGCAAGGCAGGCTACAGCACAGGGAATGCTTCCAGCACCCGGTTGACTGGGAGGAACCCACAGGCTCACACTGGCTAGCGGTCAGCTCGGGGACACGCCGGCGGTGGGGAGTGGCAGCGACTGCAGTACACGGGCAATGCCGGAAACAGAGCCCCGATTCTCAAAATGGTGGTGCAAGACGCAGCGCTCGGTCACTTAGCGGCTCTGTTCATCAGGGTGCAGTAGCTGGGGCCGACTCACTGCGTGCGCATCTGCCACCTTGACCCACCCTGAAagcgtgtgcgcgcgcgtgcgtgtgtgtgtgtgtgtgtgtgtgtgcatgcgcgtgcACATGCACGGACGCAGCACATAAGACTaccagcgggggtggggtgggggtggggaaagggttgggtgggggcgggggacggATGACTGGCCGGCCAAGGACACACTCCGGGCTCTAGGTGACGTCCACTCACTGCTAGGATGATGAGGTGGCAGGGGTGGCGGTGGCCAGGACTGCAGGAGAGGGTGCGGCGCTGGAGTCCCTGCAGCAGTGGTAGGATTTCTCTGCGCTAGTGGAACGCATCCTGTCCTTTGTCACACTGGGCAGCTTTCCATCAGGGGAACTTTGGGACCATAAAGCTGGTGGCTGGGGCTGCACTCGGGCAGACTAATCCTCCGAGCCAACAGCTTTCTGAGTCCCAGTCTGGGCTTTTGGAAACCTCTCCGCGTGCTTGCGCCATGCCAGTTACCAACCAGCCAGGCACCCaacaagatgggggtggggggggggcaaacaCATTTCTTAGGCAATAGAAATTACTTAGGAAATTTCCTAAGatgctctcccctcctcccccaattcAAAGGCGTCACGTAAGGAAATTCACTCCAAACAAGGGCTACCTCTGTTTTCATGGTCCCTCAATTTCACGTATTAATGACCTGACAGAAGAactacatacatgcacacacgccCAGTCTTGTAGTCTTgcaggatgtcatgtctcacacaTAAGGAAAACACCACTGTCgttaaaagataaaacaaaaccacATCCATTGGAAAAAATCATGATTAATATGTTAAAATATAGTGGGAAAAGTGGATGGTATGTACAAATAGGATACGTTCACAGAGAGACGGGAACTATATAGAGGCTCAAATGAAAATGTTAAATATGAAAAACTAGCTATTCATTCAGGGTGAATTTTGGCAACCAATCCGCTGGACACAGCAGGgacaaaacaaatcaacaatccTGAAGATGAAGCCGCATGACTTAactaaaatgaaacagaaaacaggGAGAGAGTGAGCAAGTGAGATAGAAAATGAGATTAGCATATTCAAAAGCTATAAGGCCATGATGTATAGTCTGCCATAGGAGTGATTGgagcacggggggtggggggggtaggtgGGGTGGTGTGTGAGGGGAGACTGACCAGAGGAAATATTTGAAGAATGGTTATTAGTATTACAAAAATTAATGAGAGATCAGAAACTGAAGCAAGACAAATCAAATACATTTCATCAAAAGGAAAGTGGAGAAAGctagggaaatccatagaagcAAAAAGATAACTATAGCAGGGTTCTATCCGGAAACTATACAAGCCAGAAAATAATGGAATCAGATCTTAATTTACTGAAAACAAATTATCAACCAAAGTTCTATACCCAGCAAAGAAATTTTTTTTCCCTCAAGGAACTAAGGTAAAGTGCAGGCTTCTTTGGACTTGCCAGGTTGGGAGAATTCATTTCCAGAAGGCCCGAGCTACGTTGTTGGGAGGTGGTGCTGAGttctttctgattcacagcgatcTGTACCATAGACTGTtcctcaccatcctcacatttgttaggcttcagcccactgttgcagccattacGTCATTCATTTTGTGGAGGGCCTTTCTCCTtggcactgcccctctacttaaacaaacatgatgtccttctccagggattggtctttcctgataacatgtccaacgttgaaggcttgccatccttgtctctcaggagcattctggctgtatttcttccgagTGACTGGCCtggtagcccatggtactttcagcattctgtgCCAGGAccaaagttcaaatgcatcgatccttctttggtcttacttatcccacgtccaactttcacaggcatatggacaattgaaaattctatggcttgagtcaggcacaacttagtcctcaaagtaacgcctCACTATTAAACACTCTACAAAGCATACGAAATGTGAAAGAAAGGGATACGATAGAAATTTTGGAGTGACATAAAAGAATGAAGATTTCTGGAAATGTCTAATATTGGGGTAAAAATAGgacattgttttcttattttaagcTACTTGAATAATTGTTTAATGGAAATTAATTATTGTTTAATGGAAAAGATAATTGTTTAATGGAAAAGAAATTGtttaatggaaaagaaaaattgtttaatgaaaaagaaaaattgctgtGGGGTTGATAACACATAGAAGTGAAATATATAATGGTGGTCATGTGATggatgagattttgtctcactgaGATAGATGCTGAAGTCATACTCTCTGATACCTATGAGAATATGCTCTTGTTTCGCTATAAAGTCTTTGAAGATGTTACCAAATGGCTTAACATGAGGCCGTACTGAAGTCATGAATGTCCTCATGTCATCTGAGTGGTATCCTTATAAACGCATAGATGGAACAGAGAAAGAAGAAGGAGGGCCGTGTGAAGATGCACCTAAAACTCAAGGGAAATCTGGGACTACCAGAAACTGGGAGCGATAAGAAAGTATCTTCCCTTTAGAAACTTCAGAGGGAGAATGGCCCATTGACTACTTCTAGTCTCTATAACTATGTTAAAAAATACTCTGTTTTATAAGTCACTCAGATCGTGGTGTTTTGCTATGACAGTCAGGAAACTAGCACAAAGAACATACAGCCAGGTGAGAAGGAATGCACCTGGGCTGCGTGTGAAGGGTTGGATCATGTAACTTGACAGTGCACTGTGATGCAGTCCTTGGACAAGGTAAATTTCAGAACaattttaggggaaaaaatccaGCCCAAACCAAGGAGGTATAATTGCTAATAATTTGACCAAAGAGATAAAAAggaataataataaacaaaactGCACCCAATCCAAAAAAAGgcagaaaggggggagggggaccaaAATATTAGATGAAATAGGCAAACCCAGTCACATGTTACATTTAAACTTGATCCAAAGCAAGTACTAAATGTAAATCATCTAAATACTACAAATTAAAAGGCACAGACCGCATgggttaaaaaaatgcaaaaagcaAAATTGAATTGCATGCTGATAGTATAGAAAtagcataaattatggaaaaatatgataaattaTGCTTACTCAAAGTTAAATACTTTAACCCTTCATAGAAAGTGTTAGGAAAGCAAAAAGACATGCTGCATATGGGAAAATATATGCAAAATGTGTGAAAATCATTTGGATTTAGATGTTAGGAATAATTACTACTTAAAAATAAGAAACCACCCTATAAATATGGTCAGATTAGATCCATAAAATTTAAATAAGGACATGGAAAGAAACACAATTTTGTTCAATGTTAGGAGAATGCACTTTCAAATATCATATCATATTGGAGTGGTTATTGTCATTAAGGAATGAACTGTGCCCCCAAATTATGTGTCAACTTCACTAGGCCACGAATCTCAGTATTATGTAATTATCCTTTGCGTTGTGAATCCTCAACTTTACAATGTTAATAAAACAGGATTAGAGGATTGGAAGCAAGTTATTTTATAAGGCAAGATGTCAATCTATAGGATTAGGTTGTATTTTGAGCCAATCTCCTTTGAGATATAAAATAGATGAGAGAGACTTACTACCACCAACAGtgaagagccaggagcagagtacatcctttggacccagaattcctgtgctgagaacctattAGTTCTAGGGGGAAGATTTATGCCAAGAGACATGGAGATCCCCCAAGAATACTTGGCCCACAGATGCTGAAAAGACCCAAGGACCTTTCTTTAGGGCTGACAGAAGGGGAGATACTCCACTGATAGCTAGTGTTttcttttctaaatcattttattggaggctcgtacaactcttatcacaatccatctatccacccattgtgtcaagcacattagtacatttgtttccaccatcattctcaaaacatttgctttcttcttgagccttgggaagctcctcattttccccttccctctctgtgCGCCTCCCtcaagaatccttgataatttataagttatttttattttgttatatcttacactggctaactcctccctttacctacttttctgttgcccatcccactgaggggggttatatgtagatgcttgtgattggttcctcctttctactccaccttcctcttcccctcttggtatcactaccctcattattggtcctaagggatttatctgtcctggattctctatgtTTCCACTTCTTATCTTTACCAGTATAGCTAGTGCTTTTGATTCATATTTCTAGCTTTATAAATTTCTGGTTGTTGAAgctacccacttgtggtattgctacagcagcactagataacagaCTCTATTCCCATAAGAGTTCAATGACTTTTCACCGTATGATTACTTATTCATCTATATTCCCAGTATATTTTGTTCAAAATTTTGATTTCAGCTCCTAAAATATTGCATATAATTATGTTCATTTGTTCTAGAAGTTGAATGTTATTATTTTGAACTTATTTTATAGCAATAATTAATTATAACTGGAAATCATATTGTTTGACtttatatatattcaatattataGTTTTTACATATAATTTTCTATAATGTATAAAGAAGGATCATATTAAATATAACATATGACTGAATTACTTAATATTTTTCCAAgcaattttcatttaaaatataagaTTTTTACATCTAATTGGTATGGCTCAGAGGAGATGAGAGTACAGATTAGTAGAAAGCAATATTCCTCATATTTGCCTGTTTGTGTGCAAATGAAAAATTGCAATTGATGTCAAAGTAAACAGACATCTCTTATGTTTACAATGCAAATTATATAGCAGCTGACTAGAAGCAAGAAGAATGCTGTTCAAATAGATATGTGAACTCGTACCTTTTAACAGAACGTTTGGTTTAAATTGTAACTGCAACATACATAGATTGAACTATTTTGTCATAAAAACATCTCAAGTTATCCACAGACAGGATTTTGATTATACAGTTGACCCTTGACCAACTACATTGGAGTTGTGGACCAATGGGTGTTAGAGGTGCCTGACCCTTGCATAATGGAAAAGCAGGTATAACTTGTCTTCCCCTCCAAATGTAACAACTTATAGCCTATTATTGACCAGAAGCCTTATTTATGGCTAACATAGTTGATTAACAATGTATTTCATGTGTTATATGTCTCACACTGCACCCACACTAAAGCGATATTTCAATATGAGATATAAAGGTGTTTTGCAAAAGTGGAAAGTTTTCTGGCTGGCTGCAACACAGCTATGGCTTCatgattttcctttccttttttttttttttttgcagtaggTCTTATGTTGCATTCACTGATCTAGAAATGGTGGTCATCCGTCGCTGCAGATCTCAACTATGATACAGAGAAGCAATTCAACTTTTTCTTGGAATGTCATGCTTTAATGTCTGCTTCTTGGGAGGACTTCCGGCATTTCTAGTGAGAGTTCATGGGCCTTGTAGTGTTACTCAAAACTTATGGTTTTGCATTAAATACGATGCAAAATCTGTGAGAACTATGAGATTTCTTTCTACCATGGTATGCAATTTACTGGTAAAATGAACTGGTCAGGCCGAGATGATTAACATCACATGGTGTTACGGCAGACACCAGGAACACTTGAGCTAACCACAATAGCAAGGTGGCTATGAAATTATGACAGTATGAGCTACAGTTGATTTTATGATTTAATATTGGACCtttatatgtttttcatttcTGCCTAACCACTTTCTTCTTTCAGATAGCCCATTTCTCCCACTTCTCAAGTGAAGAACGAACGGAGTGATTCTAGTTTTCCTGGGGTCTTAGTTCTTGCTCTTAACACTGAAAAGTACAttttaagaaacaaaaccaaaaaccacactccctgccatttAGTTAATGTTGACTCATCATGACTCTATAGGAAAGGGCAGAACTCCCTGTGAGTTTACAAGACAGCAACTcttactgggagtagaaagccttgtctttctccaaagaagcaactggtggtttagatctgctgaccttgcagagagcagctcaatgcttaaccactatgccaagagGGCTCCGTGATTTTAAGACAGGTTGTTTTTAATGATGAATAGAGTAAGTGAAAGAAGCCCGAGTTTGCATTTAGACAGAAGCAAATGATTCCATCTTCAAAACCCAATTGTTCGTAGCTTGACCtgacctctttttccttttcGTCTGTCCTTGACCTCTTTGCTCTTATTTCTGTCTTTGGTTACACACACCAAACCTTTGCCGCTGTGGAGATCCCAGCCCAGAGGCCCATGAAAGGCCCATGAAGGCGCTAACAACCATTCTCCTCATCATTTACCTTCTTTTATGCTAGTAGTTTATTGGGTCTTCCTTAAGGTACAGGGTTATTAGACCATGGTATTGATTATGATAATATTAATTGCCTTTCTTTGAGGTCACTCGCTTACTGTAATTTCTGGAAACAGCACGCTGAGCTGTAATTGCCTTGAGACTGCTGTGGCAATCTTGAAagttttccttgtttgtttgtttttttataatgGAGACTAGAGAGACAACTCGGGGAAAAATTTCTGTGTGCAATGGGAAAAATATCTTAATAGAAGAACTCATAGGTTAATCTTTA
This genomic interval carries:
- the SMIM10L1 gene encoding small integral membrane protein 10-like protein 1 → MAIEAASSALAVRAMGPAVTGSYGAFCKGLSRTLLAFFHLAWQLRMNFPYFYIAGSIILNIRLQVHI